The Ancylobacter sp. WKF20 genome contains a region encoding:
- a CDS encoding alpha/beta fold hydrolase, with protein sequence MATFILIHGSWHWGGCFQKVANILGAAGHAVIAPDLASHGFDPTPTAAVTDITIYAAPVRAALEAIEGKAILVGHSVGGATCTWLGEEMPERIAALVYLTGFMAPAGKTARDFVMTPTYLKDPAIVETQGMLRLGKEGLGLDLTKTDLIARSLYSDCSAHDIARALPSLVRVTPHAPFVYTSSTTLHRFGRLPRHYIECLQDRGLPLAVQREMQAAVPGAHVHQLDTGHSPFLSAPDAVAEILLNIC encoded by the coding sequence ATGGCCACCTTCATCCTCATCCACGGCTCCTGGCACTGGGGCGGCTGCTTCCAGAAGGTCGCCAACATCCTCGGCGCCGCCGGCCACGCGGTGATCGCGCCCGATCTCGCCAGCCACGGCTTCGACCCAACCCCGACCGCCGCGGTCACCGACATCACCATCTATGCCGCCCCGGTGCGCGCCGCGCTGGAGGCGATCGAGGGTAAGGCGATCCTGGTCGGCCATTCGGTGGGCGGGGCGACCTGCACCTGGCTCGGCGAGGAAATGCCCGAGCGCATCGCGGCGCTGGTCTACCTTACCGGTTTCATGGCACCGGCCGGCAAGACCGCCCGGGACTTCGTGATGACGCCGACCTATCTCAAGGATCCCGCCATCGTCGAGACGCAGGGCATGCTCCGCCTCGGCAAGGAGGGGCTCGGCCTCGACCTGACGAAGACCGACCTGATCGCCCGCTCGCTCTATTCGGACTGCTCGGCGCATGACATCGCCCGCGCCCTGCCGAGCCTGGTGCGGGTCACGCCACACGCGCCTTTCGTGTACACATCGTCCACCACACTGCACCGCTTCGGACGCCTTCCCCGGCACTATATCGAGTGCCTTCAGGACCGCGGTTTGCCCCTCGCCGTGCAGCGCGAGATGCAGGCGGCGGTGCCGGGCGCGCATGTCCACCAGCTCGATACCGGCCACTCGCCCTTCCTCTCGGCGCCCGACGCGGTGGCGGAGATCCTATTGAACATCTGCTGA
- a CDS encoding carbon-nitrogen hydrolase family protein produces MRLAMLQTAGDPENRVAANLDRLADAAGRAAAGGADLLLAPEMFLTGYNIGRAAADVVAEPVDGPSARHAAEIARTHNIALCFGYPERGPDGAIYNAALLIDADGRQLLNFRKTHLFGDLDRAMFAPGPGTAEVVEVAGLKAGLLICYDVEFPEAVRALALNGADLVLVPTANMKPYDPVSLYVVPARAFENELFVAYANRCGVEGELEYMGLSCVGDPSGGNLVLAGDGEELIFADLTPEALARGRALNTHMRDRRPGLYTSQLAGR; encoded by the coding sequence ATGCGCCTCGCCATGCTGCAGACGGCCGGCGACCCAGAGAATCGTGTCGCCGCTAATCTCGACCGGCTCGCCGATGCCGCCGGGCGCGCGGCGGCCGGCGGCGCCGACTTGCTGCTCGCGCCGGAGATGTTCCTCACCGGCTACAACATCGGGCGCGCCGCTGCGGACGTGGTGGCGGAGCCCGTTGATGGCCCAAGCGCCAGGCATGCGGCGGAGATCGCCCGCACCCATAACATCGCGCTCTGCTTCGGCTACCCCGAGCGTGGGCCCGATGGGGCGATCTACAATGCCGCCCTGCTGATCGACGCCGACGGTCGGCAACTGCTGAACTTCCGCAAGACTCACCTGTTCGGCGACCTTGACCGGGCGATGTTCGCGCCCGGTCCCGGCACAGCCGAGGTGGTGGAAGTCGCCGGCCTGAAGGCGGGGCTGCTCATCTGCTACGACGTCGAATTCCCGGAAGCGGTGCGGGCGCTGGCGCTCAACGGCGCCGATCTCGTTCTGGTGCCGACGGCGAACATGAAGCCCTATGATCCCGTCTCGCTCTATGTCGTGCCCGCGCGGGCCTTCGAGAACGAACTCTTCGTCGCCTATGCCAATCGCTGCGGCGTGGAAGGGGAGCTGGAGTATATGGGCCTGAGCTGCGTCGGTGACCCCTCGGGCGGCAATCTGGTGCTGGCGGGCGATGGCGAGGAGCTGATCTTCGCCGATCTGACGCCGGAAGCACTGGCGCGCGGGCGGGCGTTGAACACCCATATGCGTGACCGCCGGCCCGGGCTTTACACATCTCAGCTAGCCGGCCGCTGA
- a CDS encoding LysR substrate-binding domain-containing protein, protein MRRLPPLAALRAFEAAGRLESFKGAAAELGVTPTAISHQIRQLEAELGLALFHRQTRRVVLTEEGRALHGPIQQGFEAMAQAIERVCHRPQRQVATLSATVAFTARLLVPRAARFRARFPGWDLRLHAADEPVNLMAGEADAAIRYGAGPYPGLAAVELMAERFAPVCAPHLGIRTRDDLTHATLIHTEVLPFAPQASVPSWRHFAEVAGLGPLAAASGISLNDESSAIQAAIAGQGIALVSLTLVANELAAALLVQPFGPVMEGLRYRFLAPASRAERPATAVLRQWVSEEFGVGEKLGGSERVAPR, encoded by the coding sequence ATGCGACGCCTGCCTCCCCTCGCCGCGCTGCGCGCCTTTGAAGCCGCCGGCCGGCTGGAAAGCTTCAAGGGCGCGGCCGCCGAGCTGGGCGTGACGCCCACCGCCATCAGCCACCAGATCCGTCAGCTGGAAGCCGAGCTCGGCCTTGCCCTGTTTCACCGGCAGACCCGCCGCGTCGTGCTGACGGAGGAAGGCCGCGCCCTGCACGGGCCGATCCAGCAGGGGTTTGAGGCGATGGCGCAGGCCATCGAGCGCGTCTGTCACCGCCCGCAGCGGCAGGTGGCGACGCTGTCGGCCACCGTCGCCTTCACTGCCCGGCTGCTGGTGCCGCGCGCGGCGCGCTTCCGTGCTCGCTTCCCCGGCTGGGATCTGCGCCTTCATGCGGCGGATGAGCCGGTGAACCTCATGGCCGGCGAGGCCGATGCCGCCATTCGCTATGGCGCCGGGCCTTACCCCGGCCTCGCGGCGGTGGAGCTGATGGCGGAACGCTTCGCCCCGGTTTGCGCGCCGCATCTGGGCATTCGCACGCGCGATGACCTCACCCATGCGACGCTGATCCATACGGAGGTGCTGCCCTTCGCCCCGCAGGCCAGCGTGCCGAGCTGGCGGCACTTTGCCGAAGTGGCCGGCCTCGGCCCCCTCGCGGCGGCGAGCGGGATCTCGCTCAACGATGAATCAAGCGCGATCCAGGCCGCTATTGCCGGCCAGGGTATCGCGCTGGTGAGCCTGACGCTGGTCGCCAATGAGCTGGCGGCGGCCTTGCTCGTCCAGCCCTTCGGGCCGGTGATGGAAGGGCTGCGCTACCGCTTCCTTGCCCCCGCCAGCCGCGCGGAGCGGCCGGCGACCGCCGTCTTGCGGCAGTGGGTAAGTGAGGAGTTTGGGGTGGGCGAGAAACTCGGGGGCAGCGAGCGTGTCGCGCCCCGATGA
- a CDS encoding LysR family transcriptional regulator — translation MSHISQIYDIDLKLLRCFCTIVEEQSFTAAQAALNLSQSTLSENLKSLEIRLGARLCRRGPKGFKLFREGEVVYKAAKELFASIEAFKQKASNINQTTAYELSIGIQDGIVENPHARVHDAIRRFSEYYPNVRFRVEVMLGFQLAGRVADGMVHVGIGLMNEHYPQLSYEHLFDEQGFMCCSAQHPLFAIPDEALTLADIDAAAYCSRGHLERYHPERTRRSDGAGDIGHGIQSQLALILSGRNIGYVLDHMAEPMIASGMLRALRPDLVRVVNPVTALMGPAASDFKLARHFVDCLVDVHMELGSARLLPRPASVLDGTRPANDRGYTPPPGARASSSAA, via the coding sequence ATGTCGCATATCAGCCAGATCTACGACATCGACCTGAAGCTGCTGCGGTGCTTCTGCACCATTGTGGAGGAGCAGAGCTTCACCGCGGCGCAGGCGGCGCTGAACCTGTCGCAATCGACGCTGAGCGAAAACCTGAAATCGCTGGAGATTCGCCTCGGCGCGCGGCTGTGCCGGCGCGGGCCCAAGGGCTTCAAGCTCTTTCGCGAGGGCGAAGTCGTCTACAAGGCCGCCAAGGAGCTGTTCGCCTCGATCGAGGCCTTCAAGCAGAAAGCGTCGAACATCAACCAGACCACGGCCTATGAGCTGTCCATCGGCATTCAGGACGGCATCGTCGAGAACCCGCACGCGCGCGTGCATGACGCCATCCGCCGCTTCTCGGAATATTACCCCAATGTCCGCTTCCGCGTGGAGGTGATGCTCGGCTTCCAGCTCGCCGGGCGGGTGGCCGACGGCATGGTGCATGTCGGCATCGGGCTGATGAACGAGCATTACCCGCAGCTGAGCTACGAGCACCTGTTCGACGAGCAGGGCTTCATGTGCTGCAGCGCCCAGCACCCGCTCTTCGCGATCCCCGACGAAGCGCTCACCCTCGCCGACATCGACGCCGCCGCCTATTGCAGCCGGGGCCATCTGGAGCGCTATCACCCCGAGCGCACGCGGCGCAGCGATGGCGCGGGCGATATCGGGCACGGCATCCAGTCGCAGCTCGCGCTCATCCTGTCCGGGCGGAACATCGGCTATGTGCTCGACCACATGGCCGAGCCGATGATCGCCAGCGGCATGCTGCGCGCGCTGCGGCCGGACCTCGTGCGCGTCGTCAATCCGGTGACCGCGCTGATGGGCCCCGCCGCGAGTGACTTCAAGCTGGCGCGGCACTTCGTCGACTGCCTGGTGGACGTCCATATGGAACTCGGCAGCGCCCGCCTGCTGCCGCGCCCGGCCAGCGTGCTCGATGGAACGCGGCCGGCGAATGACCGCGGCTACACCCCGCCGCCCGGCGCGCGGGCCTCCTCCAGCGCGGCCTGA
- the oxlT gene encoding oxalate/formate MFS antiporter: MEANTTNPVGTARSWEPWFQLACGILCMAMIANLQYGWTLFVDPINQAHGWSRAAIQTAFTIFVLTETWLVPIEAWFVDRYGPRVVVTFGGVMIGLAWVINSYADSLTLLYAGAVFAGIGAGAVYGTCVGNALKWFPYRRGLAAGATAAGFGAGAALTVVPIANTIASHGYQTAFFWFGIGQGLVVFLLAQFLRPPVYKIAAPKKALSLPQSKIDYQPSQTITKPVFWVLYLMFVMVASGGLMAAAQIGPIAHDLGVADIPVNLLGLQAAALTLAISLDRIFDGFGRPIFGYVSDRIGRENTMFIAFGTAAAMLLLLVYHGSNPLVFVLATACFFGVFGEIYSLFPATCGDTFGSKFAATNAGMLYTAKGTAALLVPFASIIAASYGWYAVFAIAVGLNATAAFLAMFVLKPLRSRFIARTVVEADGLAPIAGRQSPAH, translated from the coding sequence ATGGAAGCGAACACGACGAATCCGGTCGGCACCGCGCGGAGCTGGGAACCCTGGTTCCAGCTGGCCTGCGGCATCCTCTGCATGGCGATGATCGCCAATCTTCAGTACGGGTGGACGCTCTTCGTTGACCCGATCAATCAAGCCCATGGCTGGAGCCGTGCGGCAATCCAGACCGCCTTCACCATCTTTGTGCTGACCGAAACCTGGCTCGTGCCGATCGAGGCGTGGTTCGTCGATCGCTACGGCCCGCGGGTCGTGGTGACTTTTGGCGGCGTGATGATCGGCCTTGCCTGGGTCATCAATTCCTACGCCGACTCGCTCACCCTGCTCTATGCCGGTGCGGTGTTCGCCGGCATCGGCGCTGGCGCGGTGTACGGCACCTGCGTGGGTAACGCCCTCAAGTGGTTCCCCTACCGTCGCGGCCTCGCCGCCGGCGCGACCGCTGCCGGCTTCGGCGCCGGTGCCGCGCTCACCGTGGTGCCGATCGCCAACACCATCGCCTCGCATGGCTATCAGACCGCGTTCTTCTGGTTCGGCATTGGCCAGGGCCTGGTCGTGTTTCTGCTCGCGCAGTTCCTGCGCCCGCCGGTTTACAAGATCGCCGCGCCCAAGAAGGCGCTGTCGCTGCCGCAGAGCAAAATAGACTACCAGCCCTCGCAGACCATCACCAAGCCGGTGTTCTGGGTGCTGTACCTCATGTTCGTCATGGTCGCCTCGGGCGGCCTGATGGCGGCGGCCCAGATCGGCCCGATCGCCCATGATCTCGGCGTCGCCGACATCCCGGTGAACCTGCTGGGCCTGCAGGCGGCGGCGCTGACGCTCGCCATCTCGCTCGACCGCATCTTCGACGGCTTCGGCCGGCCGATCTTCGGCTATGTCTCGGACCGGATCGGGCGCGAGAACACCATGTTCATCGCCTTCGGCACGGCCGCCGCGATGCTGCTGCTGCTGGTCTATCACGGCTCGAACCCGCTGGTGTTCGTGCTGGCGACGGCCTGCTTCTTCGGCGTGTTCGGTGAGATCTACTCGCTGTTCCCCGCCACCTGCGGCGACACGTTCGGCTCGAAGTTCGCGGCGACGAATGCGGGCATGCTCTACACCGCCAAGGGCACGGCGGCGCTGCTCGTGCCGTTCGCCAGCATCATTGCCGCCAGCTATGGCTGGTATGCGGTGTTCGCCATCGCGGTCGGCCTCAACGCCACGGCCGCCTTCCTCGCCATGTTCGTGCTGAAGCCGCTGCGTTCGCGCTTCATCGCCCGCACGGTGGTCGAGGCTGACGGCCTGGCGCCCATCGCCGGCCGTCAGTCGCCCGCGCACTGA
- a CDS encoding MFS transporter: protein MSSTSAAVAGGAVANPRSRVILASLIGTTIEFYDFYVYATAAVLVFPHLFFPAGNDTTALLASFAVFGAAMVARPLGAIFFGHLGDKRGRKVTLVGALLTMGIATFLIGALPTYHQVGWLAPALLMLMRLAQGFALGGEWSGAALVATENAPAGKRAVYGTFPQLGAPLGFILANGLFLIIAAVLPSEDPSRPSQAFLEWGWRIPFLFSIVMVIVGLWVRLNLVESAAFEKTVKAGKVRSLPLVSVFRTHTRELVLGTFYMLATYVLFYLMTTFSLSYGRAGVNAVLPGLGYDYTTFVLMMIIGVVFFGIFTMVSGPWADRFGRRRTLILVTLAIIAFGLLWVPLLAAGTFGVMAWLILGFSLMGLTFGPMGALLPELFPANVRYTGSGISYNVSSILGAAVAPFIAVALWNWGGGSPFWVGVYLSAMAGLTLVALLMGAETRDVDIEA, encoded by the coding sequence ATGTCCTCCACGTCAGCCGCCGTTGCAGGCGGCGCCGTTGCCAATCCTCGCTCGCGCGTCATCCTCGCCAGCCTGATCGGCACAACCATCGAATTCTACGACTTCTATGTCTATGCGACGGCGGCGGTGCTGGTATTTCCGCACCTTTTCTTTCCCGCCGGCAATGACACGACCGCCCTCCTCGCCTCCTTCGCCGTGTTCGGCGCGGCGATGGTCGCCCGCCCGCTGGGCGCGATCTTCTTTGGCCATCTCGGCGACAAGCGCGGCCGCAAGGTGACACTGGTCGGCGCGCTGCTGACCATGGGCATCGCGACCTTCCTCATCGGCGCCCTGCCCACCTATCACCAGGTCGGCTGGCTCGCCCCGGCCCTGCTGATGCTGATGCGCCTCGCCCAAGGCTTTGCGCTGGGCGGCGAATGGAGCGGGGCGGCGCTGGTCGCCACGGAGAACGCGCCAGCCGGCAAGCGCGCGGTCTATGGCACCTTTCCGCAGCTCGGCGCGCCGCTGGGCTTCATTCTGGCCAACGGGCTGTTCCTCATCATCGCCGCGGTTCTCCCCTCCGAGGATCCCTCGCGCCCGTCGCAGGCCTTCCTCGAATGGGGCTGGCGCATCCCCTTCCTATTCTCGATCGTGATGGTGATCGTCGGCCTGTGGGTTCGCCTCAATCTTGTTGAGAGTGCTGCTTTCGAGAAGACGGTGAAGGCTGGCAAGGTGCGTAGCCTGCCGCTGGTGTCGGTGTTCCGCACCCATACGCGCGAACTGGTGCTCGGCACCTTCTACATGCTCGCGACCTATGTGCTGTTCTACCTGATGACGACCTTCTCGCTGAGCTATGGCCGAGCGGGCGTCAACGCCGTACTGCCGGGGCTTGGGTATGATTACACCACCTTCGTGCTGATGATGATCATCGGCGTGGTGTTCTTCGGCATCTTCACCATGGTCTCCGGCCCGTGGGCGGACCGCTTCGGCCGCCGGCGCACGCTGATCCTGGTGACGCTGGCGATCATAGCTTTCGGCCTGCTCTGGGTGCCGCTGCTGGCCGCCGGAACCTTCGGCGTCATGGCGTGGCTGATCCTTGGTTTCAGCCTGATGGGGCTGACCTTCGGGCCCATGGGCGCGCTGCTGCCGGAGCTGTTTCCGGCCAATGTGCGCTATACCGGCTCGGGCATTTCCTACAACGTGTCGTCCATCCTCGGCGCGGCGGTGGCGCCGTTCATCGCCGTGGCGCTGTGGAACTGGGGCGGCGGTAGTCCGTTCTGGGTAGGTGTCTACCTCTCCGCCATGGCCGGATTGACGCTCGTTGCGCTGCTGATGGGCGCGGAGACGCGCGACGTCGATATCGAGGCCTGA
- the speB gene encoding agmatinase: MSDQEKLAALRAKYAGVGGGVVYDETFKRVADMQFKDGEKRVWPWAGAATLLDAPYRPDAQELADFGGLDVALIGVPMDLGVTNRAGARLGPRAVRAIERIGPYEHVLNMVPAAEAKTADIGDVPFRSRFSLDSCHEDIEAFYKKIVAAGVIPLSVGGDHSITGSILKAVGETRPVGMLHIDAHCDTSGTYEGAKFHHGGPFRNAVLDGVLDPSRTIQIGIRGGAEFLWEFSYESGMTVIHAEEVTGMGVPAIIEKAKQVLGTGPVYVSFDVDSLDPAFAPGTGTPEIGGLTSREVLEILRGLNGLDVIGGDVVEVAPQYDNTSNTAHAAAQVLFEIFCMSVTALKARRGD; this comes from the coding sequence ATGTCCGATCAGGAAAAGCTCGCCGCGCTGCGGGCGAAATATGCAGGCGTCGGTGGCGGCGTGGTCTATGACGAGACCTTCAAGCGCGTCGCCGACATGCAGTTCAAGGATGGCGAAAAGCGCGTCTGGCCGTGGGCGGGCGCCGCCACCCTGCTCGATGCCCCCTATCGCCCCGACGCGCAGGAACTCGCCGATTTCGGCGGCCTGGACGTGGCACTCATTGGCGTTCCGATGGACCTCGGCGTGACGAACCGCGCCGGCGCGCGCCTTGGCCCACGCGCAGTGCGTGCCATTGAGCGCATCGGGCCCTATGAGCACGTTCTGAACATGGTACCGGCCGCCGAGGCCAAGACAGCGGATATCGGCGACGTCCCGTTCCGCTCGCGCTTTAGTCTCGATTCCTGCCATGAGGACATCGAAGCTTTCTACAAGAAGATTGTCGCGGCGGGCGTCATCCCGCTTTCGGTGGGCGGCGACCACTCGATCACCGGCTCGATCCTCAAGGCGGTGGGAGAGACGCGCCCCGTCGGCATGCTGCATATCGATGCCCATTGCGACACCTCGGGCACCTATGAGGGCGCCAAGTTCCATCATGGCGGCCCCTTCCGCAACGCGGTGCTGGATGGGGTGCTCGATCCGAGCCGCACCATCCAGATCGGCATTCGCGGCGGCGCGGAGTTCCTCTGGGAGTTCTCCTATGAGAGCGGCATGACCGTGATCCATGCCGAGGAGGTCACCGGCATGGGCGTTCCGGCGATCATCGAGAAGGCCAAGCAGGTGCTTGGGACCGGGCCGGTCTATGTGTCCTTCGATGTGGACAGCCTCGACCCCGCCTTCGCGCCCGGCACGGGCACGCCGGAGATCGGCGGGCTCACCTCGCGCGAGGTACTGGAGATCCTGCGCGGCCTCAACGGGCTCGACGTGATCGGCGGCGATGTCGTCGAAGTCGCGCCGCAGTATGATAACACCTCCAACACCGCCCATGCCGCGGCGCAGGTGCTGTTCGAGATCTTCTGCATGTCGGTGACGGCGCTCAAGGCGCGGCGGGGGGATTGA
- a CDS encoding multidrug efflux SMR transporter: MAWVYLVVASLFEMLFAVTMKYADGFSRVGWSVFTVAAGIASLLFLTAAMKTLPVSVAYPAWTAVGSVGTVFLGALLFGEALTPMKLLCVAAILAGIIGLRLQAG; encoded by the coding sequence ATGGCCTGGGTTTATCTCGTCGTCGCGTCGTTGTTCGAGATGCTGTTCGCGGTGACGATGAAATATGCGGACGGCTTCTCCCGCGTCGGCTGGAGCGTGTTCACCGTCGCGGCCGGCATTGCCAGCCTGCTGTTCCTCACCGCCGCGATGAAGACGCTGCCGGTGAGCGTGGCCTATCCCGCCTGGACGGCGGTCGGCTCGGTGGGCACGGTGTTCCTGGGCGCGCTGCTGTTCGGCGAGGCGCTGACGCCGATGAAGCTGCTCTGCGTCGCCGCGATTCTCGCCGGCATCATCGGCCTGCGGCTTCAGGCCGGCTGA
- the eutC gene encoding ethanolamine ammonia-lyase subunit EutC — MTTPLPQDSAEPDIIAPDAVSPEPAVPDASTGYVVEDVWRKLAGTTPARIALGRAGTGLPTREVLRFALAHAQARDAVHTPFDSAATAQAISALGFETIEIASAAPARDAYLRRPDLGRRLSDASRAALRERAGEPVDLAVVVADGLSSTAIHAQAVPFLTAFKTRVAEAGWRLAPIAVASQARVALGDEVGELMKARAVVVLIGERPGLSSPDSLGLYLTFAPRVGRSDAERNCISNVRGEGLAYDHAAFKLAWLIDQAMARQLTGVNLKDESDLLLVGGKPPQPRLSAG; from the coding sequence ATGACGACCCCGCTCCCGCAGGATTCCGCCGAACCCGACATCATCGCCCCGGACGCTGTGAGCCCGGAGCCGGCCGTCCCCGACGCCTCGACCGGCTATGTGGTCGAAGATGTCTGGCGCAAGCTCGCCGGCACCACGCCGGCGCGCATCGCGCTCGGGCGGGCCGGCACGGGGCTGCCGACGCGCGAGGTGCTGCGCTTCGCCCTTGCCCATGCGCAGGCCCGCGATGCCGTGCATACCCCCTTCGATTCCGCCGCGACGGCGCAGGCTATTAGCGCTCTCGGCTTCGAGACGATCGAGATCGCCTCGGCCGCCCCGGCGCGCGATGCGTATCTGCGCCGCCCCGATCTCGGCCGGCGGCTCTCCGACGCCAGCCGCGCGGCGTTGCGTGAGCGGGCGGGTGAGCCGGTGGATCTGGCGGTCGTCGTGGCGGATGGCCTGTCCTCCACCGCCATCCACGCGCAGGCGGTGCCCTTCCTCACCGCCTTCAAGACGCGGGTGGCGGAAGCCGGCTGGCGCCTTGCTCCCATCGCCGTCGCCTCGCAGGCCCGCGTGGCGCTGGGCGACGAGGTGGGCGAGCTGATGAAGGCCCGCGCCGTGGTGGTGCTGATCGGCGAACGCCCGGGGCTTTCCTCGCCGGACAGTCTCGGCCTCTACCTCACCTTCGCGCCACGTGTCGGCCGCTCCGATGCCGAGCGCAACTGCATCTCGAATGTGCGCGGCGAGGGGCTTGCCTATGACCACGCCGCCTTCAAGCTCGCCTGGCTCATCGACCAAGCCATGGCGCGCCAGCTCACCGGCGTGAACCTCAAGGACGAGAGCGACCTGCTGCTGGTCGGCGGCAAGCCACCGCAGCCACGCCTTTCGGCCGGCTGA
- a CDS encoding ethanolamine ammonia-lyase subunit EutB: MAYRHIVGSQSYVFADLRELMAKATPIRSGDMLAGVAAGSAEENVAARMCLAEVPLATFLTHALVPYESDEVTRLIIDTHDTVAFRPISHMTVGDFRDFLLSPVATSEVLAALAPGVTPEMAAAVSKLMRNQDLIIVAKKCRVVTRFRNTIGLPGTMAVRLQPNHPTDDPAGITASILDGLLYGCGDATIGINPASDSLPVLSDLLKLTDEIIQRFEIPTQSCVLTHVTTSTEVINRGVPVDLVFQSVAGTEAANASFGISLATLKEGHEAALSLKRGTLGDNVMYFETGQGSALSANAHHGVDQQTLEARAYAVCRPFRPLLVNTVVGFIGPEYLYDGKQIIRAGLEDHFCGKLMGVPLGCDVCYTNHAEADQDDMDTLMTLLGAAGVTYIMGIPGSDDIMLNYQSTSFHDQLYLREVLGLKRAPEFEAWLQRMGITGPDGRLKPQRDNHPLLAVAPELAA; encoded by the coding sequence ATGGCCTATCGTCACATCGTCGGATCGCAGAGCTATGTCTTCGCTGATCTCCGGGAGCTGATGGCGAAGGCGACCCCGATCCGCTCCGGTGACATGCTCGCCGGCGTGGCAGCGGGCTCGGCGGAGGAGAATGTCGCGGCGCGCATGTGCCTCGCGGAGGTGCCGCTCGCGACCTTCCTGACCCATGCGCTGGTGCCCTATGAGAGCGACGAGGTCACCCGCCTCATCATCGACACGCATGACACGGTCGCCTTCCGGCCGATTTCGCACATGACGGTCGGCGATTTCCGCGATTTCCTGCTGTCGCCGGTGGCGACCTCCGAGGTGCTGGCGGCGCTCGCGCCGGGCGTGACGCCGGAGATGGCGGCGGCGGTCTCCAAGCTGATGCGCAATCAGGATCTCATCATCGTCGCCAAGAAGTGCCGGGTGGTGACGCGGTTCCGAAATACCATCGGCCTGCCCGGCACCATGGCGGTGCGGCTCCAGCCGAACCACCCCACCGACGATCCCGCCGGCATCACCGCCTCGATCCTCGACGGGCTGCTCTATGGCTGCGGCGACGCCACCATCGGCATCAACCCGGCCTCCGACAGCCTGCCCGTGCTCAGCGATCTGCTGAAGCTGACGGATGAGATCATCCAGCGCTTCGAGATTCCCACCCAGTCCTGCGTGCTCACCCATGTGACCACCTCGACCGAGGTCATCAATCGCGGCGTGCCGGTGGATCTGGTCTTCCAGTCCGTCGCCGGCACGGAAGCGGCCAACGCCTCCTTCGGCATCAGCCTCGCCACGCTCAAGGAAGGCCACGAGGCGGCGCTGTCGCTGAAGCGCGGCACGCTCGGCGACAATGTGATGTATTTCGAGACTGGGCAGGGCTCCGCGCTCTCCGCCAACGCCCATCATGGCGTCGACCAGCAGACGCTGGAAGCCCGCGCCTATGCGGTGTGCCGGCCGTTCCGCCCGCTTCTGGTCAACACCGTCGTCGGCTTCATCGGGCCGGAATATCTCTATGACGGCAAGCAGATCATCCGCGCCGGGCTGGAGGACCATTTCTGCGGCAAGCTGATGGGTGTGCCGCTCGGTTGCGACGTCTGCTACACCAACCATGCCGAGGCGGACCAGGACGACATGGACACGCTGATGACGCTGCTCGGCGCGGCGGGCGTGACCTACATCATGGGCATTCCCGGTTCCGACGACATCATGCTGAACTACCAGTCCACCTCGTTCCACGATCAGCTCTATCTGCGTGAGGTTCTGGGCCTCAAGCGCGCGCCGGAGTTCGAGGCGTGGCTCCAGCGCATGGGCATCACAGGGCCGGACGGCCGGCTGAAGCCGCAGCGCGATAACCATCCGCTGCTCGCCGTCGCGCCGGAGCTGGCGGCATGA
- a CDS encoding VOC family protein produces the protein MKGIHHIAIIGADYARSRRFYAEILGFPVLHEVYRAERRSWKCDLDAGNARIELFSFPDAPPRPSRPEAQGLRHLAFAVDDLDAEIARLAGLNVASEPVRVDPYTGRRFTFFADPDGLPLELYEAGEPQAALEEARAPGGGV, from the coding sequence ATGAAGGGCATTCACCACATCGCGATCATCGGCGCCGACTATGCGCGCTCGCGCCGCTTCTATGCTGAGATCCTCGGTTTCCCGGTGCTGCACGAGGTCTACCGGGCCGAGCGGCGCTCGTGGAAATGCGATCTCGACGCGGGCAATGCGCGGATCGAGCTGTTCTCCTTCCCCGACGCCCCGCCGCGCCCGAGCCGCCCGGAAGCGCAGGGGTTGCGGCATCTGGCGTTCGCCGTCGATGATCTCGACGCCGAGATCGCCCGGCTGGCGGGGCTCAATGTGGCGTCCGAGCCGGTGCGGGTCGATCCCTATACCGGGCGGCGCTTCACCTTCTTCGCCGACCCGGACGGCCTGCCGCTTGAGCTTTATGAGGCGGGTGAGCCTCAGGCCGCGCTGGAGGAGGCCCGCGCGCCGGGCGGCGGGGTGTAG